One uncultured Caproiciproducens sp. DNA segment encodes these proteins:
- a CDS encoding pseudouridine synthase, with translation MERLDKILALQNVGSRKDAGVMIRRGVVAVNGSAVKKADFKVDTQSDEVTVNGEILMIREYLYLMMNKPAGVLSAARDSRAKTVVDLLPPALKRRGLFPAGRLDKDTEGLLIITDDGVFAHRMLAPKSHVFKVYEAVLARPAAAADIAAFESGVELSDMTCLPAQLRVLEDGEHPRVSIRIREGKFHQVKRMFLARGNEVLKLKRVQIGALLLDERLAPGTARELDESEKNAVFC, from the coding sequence ATGGAACGGCTTGACAAGATATTGGCTTTGCAGAATGTGGGCAGCCGCAAGGACGCCGGGGTGATGATTCGCCGCGGCGTTGTTGCAGTGAACGGAAGCGCGGTCAAAAAAGCCGACTTCAAAGTGGACACGCAGTCCGATGAGGTGACGGTGAACGGGGAAATCCTGATGATCAGGGAGTATTTATATCTCATGATGAACAAGCCCGCGGGCGTGCTTTCCGCCGCGAGGGATTCACGCGCGAAGACCGTGGTGGATCTGCTGCCGCCGGCACTGAAACGGCGCGGTCTTTTCCCCGCAGGGCGGCTCGACAAAGACACCGAGGGCCTGCTCATTATTACCGACGACGGGGTGTTTGCCCACCGGATGCTTGCGCCGAAAAGCCATGTGTTCAAGGTTTATGAAGCGGTTCTTGCCCGGCCGGCCGCCGCCGCGGACATTGCGGCGTTTGAAAGCGGTGTGGAACTCAGCGACATGACGTGTCTGCCGGCACAGCTGAGGGTGCTGGAGGACGGGGAACACCCGCGCGTCAGCATCAGAATCCGCGAGGGTAAATTTCATCAGGTCAAACGGATGTTTCTGGCGCGCGGCAACGAGGTCCTAAAACTGAAACGGGTGCAGATCGGCGCGCTCCTGCTGGACGAAAGACTTGCACCGGGCACGGCCCGCGAGCTGGACGAAAGCGAGAAAAATGCCGTTTTTTGCTAA
- a CDS encoding DUF4830 domain-containing protein, which produces MFILSVKAGRKKILVVLAAILLVVTAVIVVAKLFNSKPVASSGGKQYALSAESNDERVSFLKQFGWQVTAEPLEMKDVCIPAQFDDVYIQYNNIQKEQGLDLTPYAGKTCKQWVYTVTNYPQATDVRATILVYDNRVIGGDLSTVQLDGFMTGFAGEKISNDYAEPILSSAAPNEGSANPNGASADPNAASAAPNTKGTSSHVEEATPKADSEIPANAWPTD; this is translated from the coding sequence ATGTTTATTCTTTCAGTTAAGGCCGGCAGGAAAAAAATACTCGTTGTTCTGGCGGCAATTTTACTTGTTGTGACCGCGGTGATTGTTGTGGCGAAACTGTTCAATTCCAAACCGGTTGCTTCGTCGGGAGGGAAGCAATATGCCCTTTCCGCCGAGTCCAATGATGAGCGCGTATCGTTTCTAAAGCAGTTTGGCTGGCAGGTAACCGCCGAACCGCTTGAAATGAAAGACGTGTGTATTCCGGCGCAATTCGACGACGTCTATATCCAATACAACAATATACAGAAAGAGCAGGGGCTTGACCTCACCCCTTACGCGGGAAAGACCTGTAAACAATGGGTCTATACGGTCACAAACTATCCGCAGGCCACAGATGTGCGGGCCACCATCCTTGTTTATGACAACAGGGTAATCGGCGGCGACCTGAGCACCGTACAGCTTGACGGATTTATGACCGGCTTTGCAGGGGAGAAAATCAGCAATGACTATGCCGAGCCAATACTGTCCTCCGCGGCGCCGAACGAAGGGTCCGCTAATCCGAATGGGGCCTCTGCAGATCCCAATGCAGCATCCGCCGCACCGAATACAAAGGGGACCTCGTCGCATGTAGAAGAGGCCACGCCGAAAGCCGACTCGGAAATACCGGCAAATGCCTGGCCGACGGATTGA